The stretch of DNA aactaaaaaactgaaaaaagaaTCTTAGAACTACTAAATAGTACCTCAACATCATCACTAATGTCATCTAGGTTACGGGGACTATCAttgccaccaccaccaccgtcATCCTCATCTTCATCCTCATTACTCTACAAAaacaaaatcacataaaaaccaTTGcatattaacaaataaaactaaaaataaacaatatcaaTCATAAAAGAAACCAAAAAACATCACCTGTGGTACAACATTCTCAATACTATCTTTAATCAAATCTTTCAATTCTGAAAACTTCGtatcaaaataaaaagttaaatcCTCTCCAACTTTACGATCAATGTAACCCTTCAAATTTTCCTCAAGTAATGCAAATTTTTCATCAACTTCCTTACGAAATTCTTTCAAAACACACTCCAATCCAACTTGCCTAACTACAAGCCCCAACACCGAATCTTTAAGCTCATCCAACACAGCAAGACTTATAGTAGCTTTTTTCTCAACTCCAGAGCTACCAGTCTTGCCAACATCTACTCTTGGCTGTCTCACATCCTCAAAATCATCATCAGATTCTGACCCATAAGAAAACTCAAACCCAGCAATAtctaacttttgattttcctcagcTGAAGGAAACATGCGGGTAACAGAAAActgtaacaaaataaaataaaaataacaaaattagtaacataaccaacaaaaaaaacaaaacacaacacaaaaataataaaataacatatcaCAAAAACATACCTTAGTtgacatatatattttcttctcCACTTCACCTGAGAAAGGATTGCCCACACTACTCCACCTACACATCCTATAATCTGGAGAAGCATCATATGTACATAAACCTTGCTTCTTAAAAAGAGGAATAACCTCATAGAGCCAAACCTGAAACGCAAAAGGGAAACCACACAACTTGTACGTCTTACTATTGTAATCCTTTTCTTTACCCTTAATGTTCTTCCCTTTTGCCTTCGAAGCAACTGTACCCTTCGTCTCATCAACAACTTTCTTCTTGTTTTTTTCCTTCAAAACAGTCCTCAAGCTATACAAAGTAGTATCATACGCAACCTTACCCCATGGAAAACTGTTAAACTCACCAGAACCAATTAAATGAAGTAACCCACTACTTACTTTCTTGCGACCAGGCTTACTAAGCAAGAAATTCGTAACAAAATAAAGCACAGCCATTCTAAAAGCAAACACATCATCTTTGAAGATACTATTCAAGAATCGTTGTTTAATGGCAGCATAGTTAACAGTCATGTCACTAAAATACTTGTCCACAAAAGTATCTCCCCTTCCTATATATTTTTCCATACTACTGTCACCCTTACACAACAATCCACTAATAATAGCAAATTCACCTAACCCAAAACGAGTCCTAGAATTACCAAAATCAAACCAAATTTCCTTGACATTTGCCTGATGAACCTCCCTACACAAAGCAGTGTGTATAACCTGAGATTGCATGTTGCACTCCTCAAGATCTAGAAAATGCCCAAAACAGGATTCTTGAAACATAGTAAGTTGCTTAGCATTCAATCTACCCTTGATTTCTGCAATAACACCCACATCAAACCAGTATATGATTTTTCCACAAAATCTATCCTCTGGTTTCAAGTAAAAATCCCAAACCtgtaagaaaatttaaaaacaaacatGAAACATTTAAAAAGAAACTAACAAGTAAATTATATACTGAAATaatgaatttaaatataaaaagtaaTACATTAGTAATACAGCTAACCTATCATttaaaaagaaactaataagTAAACCAAAATTACTATGGGATCCTAAAGAAATAGTTTTATGGGATCCTAAAAATCAT from Cannabis sativa cultivar Pink pepper isolate KNU-18-1 chromosome 2, ASM2916894v1, whole genome shotgun sequence encodes:
- the LOC115710921 gene encoding uncharacterized protein LOC115710921; this encodes MVRTRGSMSPSPEVSGSKKKVEKAEEVSKNMVGSGSKVVESDKEKKNKNLSISKRSGVSEATSDDRRSKKLKSVVEDEDDFDSECDEAPIVLPKKLKVWDFYLKPEDRFCGKIIYWFDVGVIAEIKGRLNAKQLTMFQESCFGHFLDLEECNMQSQVIHTALCREVHQANVKEIWFDFGNSRTRFGLGEFAIISGLLCKGDSSMEKYIGRGDTFVDKYFSDMTVNYAAIKQRFLNSIFKDDVFAFRMAVLYFVTNFLLSKPGRKKVSSGLLHLIGSGEFNSFPWGKVAYDTTLYSLRTVLKEKNKKKVVDETKGTVASKAKGKNIKGKEKDYNSKTYKLCGFPFAFQVWLYEVIPLFKKQGLCTYDASPDYRMCRWSSVGNPFSGEVEKKIYMSTKFSVTRMFPSAEENQKLDIAGFEFSYGSESDDDFEDVRQPRVDVGKTGSSGVEKKATISLAVLDELKDSVLGLVVRQVGLECVLKEFRKEVDEKFALLEENLKGYIDRKVGEDLTFYFDTKFSELKDLIKDSIENVVPQSNEDEDEDDGGGGGNDSPRNLDDISDDVEPTVKGDGEDAGEDAADVKDGEDCVGGDGDVYKEIKNISEMSVKEVDSQDFAGLCSLEKDMPNFDILGSLLGQNETVAMVEDEVLGSDGGNVGGVEGVAEKVSAGTDDGFSESVMAVINQKVDDVCHAYEVKKIMDKIKVCESPKSKRAHKPSVVLQSPYRNDFGSSGSNEKMKKKNVKGQYAFNSGLFDPPHELQQKAFDEWFCVGFKDENKKKKFVQGKNLFSPALDFCIDSVQDKWWFYDLLTPGRCLSDSHMDVIFYYLRKKLKYDPNVAVSATTTDYHFCFKVVELYDKFVKYGNKIDVVLKSNIVTEYMSGYYMYANKDWLRVDYVLIYMHIKDEKHWILIIFDIRASGVAYMFVIH